In a genomic window of Pirellulales bacterium:
- a CDS encoding dihydrodipicolinate synthase family protein: MSGDQRLRGIFTPNIVPLDARGEINEPELRRYTDWLIERGVHGLYPNGSTGEFTRFTVEERRRIIAIMADQARGRVPILAGAAEANVRETLRACEYYHSLGVRAVAIVSPYYYKLSPPAVYAYFREIGRNTPVDVTLYNIPMFASPIDVPTVQRLSEEFEKIVAIKDSSGDLPHMIRMIAAVRPNRPDFAFLTGWDAALMPMLLVGCDGGTNATSGVVPEITRKLFDLTVGGRIDEARELQYKVLRLFDAMMYTADFPEGFRAALTLRGFQPGSGRQPLSEGQQIELGVVRDTLQCLLAEEGFTDEPIGGCPPSRVDTRQVNQIVQGVLAELARRGLSN, encoded by the coding sequence ATGTCTGGCGACCAACGCCTTCGCGGTATTTTCACTCCGAACATCGTCCCGCTTGACGCGCGCGGTGAGATCAACGAGCCCGAGCTGCGCCGCTACACCGATTGGCTGATCGAGCGCGGCGTGCATGGGCTGTACCCGAACGGGTCGACCGGCGAGTTTACCCGCTTCACCGTCGAAGAGCGGCGGCGGATCATCGCCATCATGGCCGATCAGGCGCGGGGCCGCGTGCCCATCCTGGCCGGCGCCGCCGAGGCCAATGTCCGCGAGACCCTCCGCGCCTGCGAATACTACCACTCGCTGGGTGTGCGGGCCGTGGCCATTGTCTCGCCGTATTACTACAAGCTCAGTCCACCGGCAGTGTACGCGTACTTTCGCGAGATCGGCCGCAACACCCCGGTCGACGTGACGCTATACAACATTCCGATGTTCGCTTCGCCGATCGACGTGCCCACCGTGCAGCGGCTGAGCGAGGAGTTCGAAAAGATCGTAGCGATCAAGGATTCGTCAGGCGACCTGCCGCACATGATTCGCATGATCGCGGCGGTGCGACCGAATCGGCCCGACTTCGCCTTTCTCACCGGCTGGGACGCTGCGCTGATGCCGATGCTGCTGGTAGGTTGCGACGGCGGCACCAATGCCACGAGCGGCGTCGTGCCCGAGATTACGCGCAAGCTCTTCGATCTGACAGTGGGCGGACGAATCGACGAGGCGCGCGAGCTGCAATACAAAGTTTTGCGGCTGTTCGACGCCATGATGTACACGGCCGATTTTCCCGAAGGTTTCCGCGCGGCCCTGACGCTACGCGGCTTTCAGCCCGGCTCGGGCCGGCAGCCCCTTTCCGAAGGCCAGCAGATCGAGCTGGGCGTGGTGCGTGACACGCTGCAATGCCTGCTGGCGGAAGAAGGATTCACCGACGAACCGATCGGCGGCTGCCCCCCCTCGCGCGTCGACACCAGGCAAGTCAATCAGATCGTGCAGGGCGTGCTGGCCGAGCTGGCGCGTCGCGGCCTGTCAAACTAG
- a CDS encoding response regulator, which translates to MKTVFTTGEAAKICKVSQQTIIRCFDSGQLKGFRVPGSRFRRIPRNELFAFMRDNGIPTDALESGKRKVLIVDDDGELVELITDVLNRDGRFEVRSVNNGFDAGMMVKEYRPDLIVLDVMLPDINGKEVCQRVRGDSTMDDVRIICISGMVEEDKIDDLRASGANDFLHKPFEVDTLIERMCTLLDIETLSAG; encoded by the coding sequence ATGAAGACGGTCTTTACCACGGGCGAAGCCGCCAAGATCTGTAAGGTAAGCCAACAGACCATCATCCGCTGCTTTGATTCTGGGCAACTCAAGGGATTTCGGGTGCCCGGCAGCCGCTTTCGCCGGATTCCGCGCAACGAACTATTTGCGTTTATGCGTGATAACGGCATCCCCACCGATGCCCTGGAAAGCGGTAAGCGCAAGGTTCTGATCGTCGATGACGACGGCGAACTGGTTGAGCTAATTACCGACGTCCTGAATCGCGACGGCCGCTTCGAGGTCCGTAGCGTCAACAACGGTTTCGACGCCGGCATGATGGTCAAGGAATACCGCCCCGACCTGATCGTGCTCGATGTCATGCTGCCGGACATCAACGGCAAGGAAGTCTGCCAGCGCGTCCGCGGTGACAGCACCATGGACGACGTGCGCATCATCTGCATCTCGGGCATGGTCGAAGAAGACAAGATCGACGACCTCCGCGCCTCGGGTGCCAATGATTTCCTCCACAAGCCGTTCGAAGTCGACACGCTGATCGAACGGATGTGCACGTTGTTGGACATCGAGACGCTGTCCGCCGGCTGA
- a CDS encoding HAMP domain-containing sensor histidine kinase, which translates to MSARLPAIPCGDGFCRLPLSGPTADVLLSLLLEPAAAALPAVLIEALATDPALALWASYHHAVAHRGDCDVPTLAELARWMGQHLLALLNSLEDLPSSDETLVAPEPNRLAARAALDVAAATANVRKRDPLQDPRYLAVLLRSVSDEWLAFGGSAKEFAAAWPGWLGKILHERPAGATSPTTAAIAGSKRKPVRPAASRIKPTTAKKYSAGSLPERARQRWLAPAGFAARNFSTVVARLTKLASLEARFDERLEEEKLEALAEFAAGAGHEINNPLAVISGRAQLFLRHEQDPERRRELAVINTQALRVHEMIADLMLFARPPQPRLAHCDVTELIDVVVSELAPRAEEAGVALDVTLAEELPSIQADATQLQVALRAVMENALDAMTGRGESGRIEITAVTNPPPFQNDASATNSPAIQGGARGGLELSEPRAAQLALILTIRDNGPGMPAEVRRHAFDPFYSGRGAGRGLGNGLSKCWRIVTAHGGRVDIDTSTTGTTVTIGLPANKDFA; encoded by the coding sequence TTGAGTGCACGACTTCCTGCCATTCCGTGCGGCGATGGATTTTGTCGCCTGCCGTTGTCGGGACCGACAGCCGACGTGCTCTTGTCGCTATTACTCGAGCCGGCGGCAGCCGCCTTGCCGGCAGTTCTTATCGAGGCCCTCGCGACCGATCCCGCGCTCGCCCTCTGGGCCTCTTATCACCACGCCGTAGCTCATCGTGGCGATTGCGATGTGCCGACGCTCGCCGAGCTGGCCAGGTGGATGGGGCAGCATCTTCTTGCATTGCTCAATTCGTTGGAGGATCTGCCCTCTTCTGACGAAACGCTCGTCGCTCCGGAGCCAAACCGATTGGCCGCACGGGCGGCGCTAGACGTGGCCGCCGCGACAGCAAACGTTCGAAAGCGCGATCCGCTCCAGGACCCACGCTATCTCGCCGTTCTCCTGCGCAGCGTGTCCGACGAGTGGCTGGCGTTCGGCGGCAGCGCAAAAGAATTCGCCGCCGCGTGGCCGGGCTGGCTTGGGAAGATTCTTCATGAACGTCCAGCCGGCGCGACCTCGCCAACGACCGCGGCGATCGCAGGCAGTAAACGAAAACCAGTGCGCCCGGCAGCGAGTCGCATAAAGCCCACGACCGCGAAAAAGTATTCCGCCGGCAGCCTGCCCGAGCGCGCCCGGCAGCGGTGGCTCGCGCCCGCTGGCTTCGCCGCCCGGAATTTTTCGACCGTTGTGGCGCGACTGACGAAGCTCGCGAGCCTCGAAGCCCGCTTCGACGAGCGGCTCGAAGAAGAGAAGCTCGAGGCGCTGGCCGAGTTTGCCGCCGGCGCCGGGCATGAAATCAATAATCCGCTGGCCGTGATCTCGGGCCGCGCGCAGCTTTTCCTGCGTCACGAGCAGGACCCCGAGCGGCGCCGCGAGTTGGCCGTGATCAATACCCAGGCGCTGCGTGTCCACGAGATGATCGCCGACTTGATGCTTTTCGCCCGGCCCCCGCAGCCACGTTTGGCGCATTGCGACGTGACCGAGCTGATCGACGTGGTGGTCAGCGAGCTCGCGCCCCGTGCCGAGGAGGCCGGCGTAGCGCTCGACGTGACGCTTGCCGAGGAGCTGCCGTCGATCCAAGCGGACGCCACGCAACTGCAAGTCGCGCTGCGGGCCGTGATGGAAAACGCCCTTGACGCCATGACCGGGCGCGGCGAGAGCGGCCGCATCGAAATAACGGCCGTAACAAATCCTCCGCCCTTTCAAAATGACGCAAGTGCCACGAATTCCCCTGCCATTCAGGGAGGGGCCAGGGGAGGGTTAGAACTTTCCGAGCCGCGCGCCGCTCAATTAGCCCTGATTCTCACCATCCGCGACAACGGTCCCGGCATGCCCGCCGAAGTGCGGCGTCATGCTTTCGACCCGTTCTACTCAGGCCGTGGTGCGGGACGCGGCCTGGGAAACGGGCTATCAAAATGCTGGCGCATCGTCACGGCGCACGGCGGCCGGGTGGACATCGACACAAGCACGACAGGCACCACCGTCACCATCGGTCTGCCGGCAAACAAAGATTTCGCGTGA
- a CDS encoding BMC domain-containing protein gives MARKKAKSAAGRTRAVARPRKPARRQVPRRSRPVRAAAAPQPAEPAPAPPDEPLSLALVEVGNLTPALLVADRCAKAAGVRILNIESTDSPVQCIKLVGGTAAVREAAIQGAELAEHMGTSVTWTVMPAPLEVTRKLAAQPPAYSPLLDTYDSRNPLENSMSTSQAIGLIETQGLVAALHATDDMLKSAAVELVGKEKIGAAYVTIVIRGDVAAVQAAIAVGRETVERLGGKLIMADLIPRPHAELAALLPK, from the coding sequence ATGGCCCGTAAGAAGGCGAAATCCGCCGCCGGTCGAACCCGCGCCGTGGCACGGCCGCGCAAGCCCGCGCGCCGCCAGGTACCGCGCCGCAGCCGGCCTGTTCGTGCTGCGGCTGCGCCGCAACCGGCCGAGCCAGCACCCGCGCCGCCTGACGAGCCGCTGAGCCTGGCCCTGGTCGAAGTCGGCAACCTGACGCCGGCCTTGCTCGTGGCCGATCGCTGCGCCAAGGCGGCCGGCGTGCGCATCCTGAATATCGAAAGCACCGACAGCCCGGTGCAGTGCATCAAGCTCGTCGGCGGCACGGCCGCGGTGCGCGAAGCCGCGATCCAGGGCGCCGAACTGGCCGAGCACATGGGCACGTCGGTCACCTGGACCGTGATGCCGGCGCCGCTCGAAGTGACACGCAAGCTGGCTGCACAGCCTCCCGCTTACAGCCCACTGTTGGATACATACGATTCACGCAATCCGCTGGAGAATTCCATGAGCACCTCGCAAGCGATCGGCTTGATCGAAACGCAAGGGCTGGTCGCGGCCCTGCACGCTACCGACGACATGTTGAAATCGGCCGCCGTCGAGCTGGTCGGCAAGGAGAAGATCGGCGCGGCCTATGTGACGATCGTCATCCGCGGCGATGTCGCCGCCGTGCAAGCCGCGATCGCCGTCGGCCGGGAAACCGTCGAGCGCCTGGGCGGCAAGCTGATCATGGCCGATCTGATTCCGCGTCCGCACGCCGAGTTGGCGGCGCTACTGCCGAAATAG
- a CDS encoding transposase: MESQGQPARKRCVRYNEPGVVHALTFSCFQRRQFLNKDRSRQWFVEAVSRARERLEFNVWAYVIMPEHCHLLVYPRNQDYSISRILSAIKIPVSRRARAYLEAQAPDRLHAMLDCQPNGRVDYRFWQRGGGFDRNLSEPRAIYQTIDYIHANPVRRGLVAKPSEWRWSSALFYEGHAEVPLWMNRDTLPTLFAAGSLRK; encoded by the coding sequence TTGGAAAGCCAAGGGCAGCCGGCACGAAAGAGATGCGTTCGCTATAACGAACCCGGCGTCGTACACGCGCTCACGTTTAGTTGTTTTCAGCGACGGCAATTTCTGAACAAGGATCGCTCGCGCCAGTGGTTCGTCGAAGCCGTATCGCGCGCACGAGAACGGCTCGAATTCAACGTCTGGGCATATGTCATCATGCCTGAGCATTGCCATCTCCTCGTGTATCCGCGCAACCAAGACTATTCGATTAGTCGCATCTTGTCGGCCATAAAGATCCCCGTCTCAAGGCGTGCGCGTGCGTACCTCGAAGCCCAAGCGCCTGATCGCCTGCACGCGATGCTGGACTGCCAGCCGAACGGTCGAGTTGATTACCGGTTCTGGCAGCGGGGCGGCGGCTTTGACCGCAATCTCAGTGAGCCGCGCGCGATTTATCAGACGATCGATTACATCCACGCGAATCCCGTGCGACGTGGACTGGTGGCCAAACCGAGCGAATGGCGTTGGTCGAGCGCACTTTTTTATGAAGGACACGCAGAAGTGCCGCTATGGATGAATCGCGATACTCTGCCGACATTGTTCGCTGCGGGATCGCTACGTAAATAG